One window from the genome of Dyella sp. A6 encodes:
- a CDS encoding TonB-dependent receptor yields the protein MVLKHNMLAVAIASVCFGMFGAAHAGTAPATGASQQDAQAPQSQDAKADNKNAKSGKHAVKKMAAVQVNGFLSSIENATALKRNASTIVEAVSAEQVGKLPGASIADALGRLPGLAVQTVDGRPQVLTIHGLGPDFSTALINGGQQVSTSNNRDVQFDQYPSSWFDNVVVHLSPEANLIGQGLAGTVDMHTIRPLEKSGPEAAVNAKYIWNGMNELSPGKGVSNKGYNLDGVWVHQFADHTVGVTLGVDLENNPSQVEHQAPWGYPTDSNGSYVVGGAKNYGITDSMKRNGLLATVQWQPNQFYTGTVDVTYDNFKEVQQAKGMELPLLWGSNVTLQPGNVVADPVAKGTFVQSGTYTGVKPIVRNDYNSTSARVFNFNFDNQFHINENWSADLDANYSRATRRDVNLESYSGTGYNGTGATDTVGFSELSNGMLYASPSIDYASSAVLTDPDGWGAGNDVVQAGFINAPHTVDYLANLRLSVERDFTSGPFSSMQFGIAHSTRNKTYNIEQNFLTLGGGFISGGNAVMSAPIQGGSSCDPLAWMGIGAETCYNPFALIANGTLTEVPVFMSSLPIPPNWKVHERDLNPYIQFNLDTYLGNVSLRGNFGLQIDRTTQTSTGERVAPNSSVTGGNTQLIPVSGGTTYTRYLPSFNLIFGLTSSDDIRLSAARTMAQPRMDQMNASQSVSGNITHLTSTDPNQAFFSSSGGNARLLPTMADNYNVSYEHYFSGPISGYKCSSADSKNSDLCRSGGGGYFAVSGYFLSLRDYIDPNASYLYNFSAFVPSYLNAAQQAQLGTTYGIVSGPTNDGHGYVKGAQVTLNLPFGLLTPKLDGFGTILTGDRTKSSLVYGNNPSPITVPGLSKWVANGTLYYQHDGFEARISDSYRSDFLGEVSGISASRIEQSLKGGSTYDAQVSYSFQHGSLKGLTLIATGSNLSNKIFSTYQNKDPRQVLIWERYGRTYSLGLSYKFQ from the coding sequence ATGGTTCTGAAGCACAACATGTTGGCCGTGGCGATCGCATCCGTCTGCTTCGGCATGTTCGGCGCGGCCCATGCCGGCACCGCGCCGGCAACCGGCGCTTCGCAGCAGGACGCCCAGGCGCCGCAGTCGCAGGACGCCAAGGCCGACAACAAGAATGCGAAGTCCGGCAAGCACGCCGTCAAGAAAATGGCTGCCGTGCAGGTCAACGGCTTCCTCAGCAGTATCGAGAACGCTACCGCGCTGAAGCGCAACGCCAGCACCATCGTCGAGGCGGTGTCGGCCGAACAGGTCGGCAAGCTGCCCGGCGCCTCCATCGCCGACGCGCTGGGCCGTCTGCCCGGCCTGGCCGTGCAGACCGTGGACGGTCGTCCGCAGGTGCTGACCATCCATGGCCTGGGTCCCGACTTCTCCACCGCGCTGATCAATGGCGGCCAGCAGGTGTCGACCTCCAACAACCGCGACGTGCAGTTCGACCAGTATCCGTCGAGCTGGTTCGACAACGTGGTGGTGCACCTGAGCCCCGAAGCCAACCTGATCGGCCAGGGCCTGGCCGGCACCGTGGACATGCACACCATCCGCCCGCTCGAGAAGAGCGGCCCGGAAGCGGCGGTGAATGCCAAGTACATCTGGAACGGCATGAACGAGCTGTCCCCGGGCAAGGGCGTCAGCAACAAGGGCTACAACCTCGACGGCGTATGGGTACACCAGTTCGCGGACCACACCGTGGGCGTGACCCTGGGCGTGGACCTGGAGAACAACCCGTCGCAGGTCGAACACCAGGCACCGTGGGGCTATCCGACCGACAGCAACGGCTCCTACGTGGTCGGCGGCGCGAAGAACTACGGCATCACCGACTCGATGAAGCGCAACGGCCTGCTGGCCACCGTGCAGTGGCAGCCGAACCAGTTCTACACCGGCACCGTCGATGTCACCTACGACAACTTCAAGGAAGTGCAGCAGGCCAAGGGCATGGAGCTGCCGCTGCTGTGGGGTTCCAACGTGACGCTTCAGCCGGGCAACGTGGTGGCTGACCCCGTCGCCAAGGGAACGTTCGTGCAGAGCGGCACGTATACCGGCGTGAAGCCGATCGTCCGCAACGACTACAACAGCACATCGGCCCGCGTCTTCAACTTCAACTTCGACAACCAGTTCCACATCAACGAGAACTGGTCGGCCGACCTGGATGCCAACTACTCGCGCGCCACCCGCCGCGACGTGAACCTCGAGAGCTACTCCGGCACCGGCTACAACGGTACCGGCGCCACCGATACGGTCGGCTTCAGCGAGCTGAGCAACGGCATGCTGTACGCCAGCCCGTCGATCGACTACGCCTCCAGCGCCGTGCTGACCGACCCGGACGGCTGGGGTGCCGGCAACGACGTGGTGCAGGCCGGCTTCATCAATGCCCCGCACACCGTCGACTACCTGGCCAACCTGCGCCTGAGCGTGGAGCGCGACTTCACCAGCGGCCCGTTCTCCAGCATGCAGTTCGGCATCGCGCACAGCACCCGCAACAAGACCTACAACATCGAGCAGAACTTCCTGACCCTCGGCGGCGGCTTCATCAGCGGCGGCAATGCCGTGATGTCAGCACCGATCCAGGGCGGCAGCAGCTGCGATCCGCTGGCCTGGATGGGCATCGGAGCTGAGACCTGCTACAACCCGTTCGCGCTGATCGCCAACGGCACCCTGACCGAAGTGCCGGTGTTCATGTCGTCGCTGCCGATCCCGCCGAACTGGAAGGTGCACGAGCGTGACCTGAACCCGTACATCCAGTTCAACCTCGATACCTACCTGGGCAATGTCAGCCTGCGCGGCAACTTCGGCCTGCAGATCGACCGCACCACCCAGACCTCGACGGGTGAGCGCGTGGCACCGAACAGTTCGGTGACCGGCGGCAATACCCAGCTGATCCCGGTGAGCGGCGGTACCACTTACACCCGTTACCTGCCCAGCTTCAACCTGATCTTCGGCCTGACCAGCAGCGACGACATCCGCCTCAGCGCGGCCCGCACGATGGCCCAGCCGCGCATGGATCAGATGAATGCCAGCCAGAGCGTGAGCGGCAACATCACGCACCTGACGTCCACCGATCCGAACCAGGCGTTCTTCAGCTCCTCGGGCGGCAATGCCAGGCTGCTGCCGACCATGGCCGACAACTACAACGTCAGCTACGAGCATTACTTCTCCGGTCCGATCAGCGGCTACAAGTGCAGCTCGGCCGACTCGAAGAACTCGGACCTTTGCCGCAGCGGCGGTGGCGGCTACTTCGCGGTGTCGGGCTACTTCCTGAGCCTGCGTGACTACATCGATCCGAACGCGTCGTACCTGTACAACTTCAGCGCCTTCGTGCCTTCGTACCTGAACGCCGCGCAGCAGGCCCAGCTGGGTACCACCTACGGCATCGTGTCCGGCCCGACCAACGACGGCCATGGCTACGTGAAGGGTGCCCAGGTGACCTTGAACCTGCCGTTCGGCCTGCTGACTCCGAAACTGGACGGCTTCGGCACGATCCTCACCGGCGACCGCACCAAGAGCTCGCTGGTGTATGGCAACAACCCGTCGCCGATCACCGTGCCGGGCCTGTCGAAGTGGGTCGCCAACGGCACGCTGTACTACCAGCATGACGGCTTCGAGGCACGCATCAGCGACAGCTACCGTTCGGACTTCCTGGGCGAGGTGTCGGGCATCAGCGCATCGCGTATCGAGCAGTCGCTGAAGGGCGGCAGCACCTACGATGCACAGGTGAGCTACAGCTTCCAGCACGGCTCGCTGAAGGGCCTGACCCTGATCGCAACCGGGTCCAACCTGTCGAACAAGATCTTCTCCACGTACCAGAACAAAGATCCGCGTCAGGTGCTGATCTGGGAGCGTTACGGCCGCACCTACTCTCTGGGTCTGTCGTACAAGTTCCAGTAA
- a CDS encoding alpha-glucosidase family protein — translation MTEVPWWRGAVIYQIYPRSFQDTDGDGVGDLPGIIERLDYVASLGVDGIWIAPFFTSPMADFGYDIADYRNVDPLFGSLADFDALLAKAHRLGLKVMIDQVLSHTSAEHAWFRESRQSRDNPKADWYVWADARDDGGPPNNWLSLFGGTAWQWEPRRGQYYLHNFLTAQPDLNFHHPDVRAAVLDNVKFWLDKGVDGLRLDAINFCFHDAQLRDNPPKPKDKRVGRGFSPDNPYAFQYHYYNNTQPENIPFLEQLRVLLDRYRDVAALGEISSEDSLATMAEYTSGRRLHMGYSFELLTDDFSAAYIRGTVQRLEQQMREGWPCWAISNHDVERVLSRWGDGHPSAPMANMLTAMLCSLRGSVCVYQGEELGLTEADVPYEALRDPYGIAFWPQFKGRDGCRTPMPWRDDSHAGFSSGAPWLPVPEEHRVLAVSHQEKDASSTLNGFRAFMRWRRDQPALRWGEIQFLDTVEPVLAFVRSLGDEALLVAFNLSGEDIALPLAVTDTLPLLEGHGLPQGRAAGGELRLPGYGTVFARLDAAQSKALDPMR, via the coding sequence ATGACCGAAGTACCGTGGTGGCGCGGAGCCGTCATCTACCAGATCTATCCACGCAGCTTTCAGGATACGGATGGCGACGGCGTGGGCGATCTGCCAGGCATCATCGAACGGCTCGATTACGTGGCCAGCTTGGGTGTGGACGGTATCTGGATCGCACCGTTCTTTACTTCGCCGATGGCCGATTTCGGCTACGACATCGCCGACTACCGCAATGTGGATCCGCTGTTCGGCAGCCTGGCCGATTTCGATGCGCTGCTGGCCAAGGCGCACCGGCTGGGCCTGAAGGTGATGATCGACCAGGTGCTGAGTCATACCTCGGCCGAACATGCCTGGTTCCGCGAAAGCCGGCAGAGCCGCGACAACCCGAAGGCCGACTGGTACGTCTGGGCCGACGCCCGTGACGATGGCGGTCCGCCGAACAACTGGCTGTCGCTGTTCGGCGGCACGGCTTGGCAGTGGGAGCCGCGCCGTGGCCAGTACTACCTGCACAATTTCTTGACCGCCCAGCCGGATCTCAACTTCCATCATCCGGACGTGCGTGCGGCCGTGCTGGACAACGTGAAGTTCTGGCTGGACAAGGGCGTGGACGGTCTGCGCCTGGACGCGATCAACTTCTGCTTCCACGACGCGCAGCTGCGCGACAACCCGCCCAAGCCGAAAGACAAGCGCGTGGGGCGCGGCTTCAGTCCGGACAACCCCTACGCCTTCCAGTACCACTACTACAACAACACCCAGCCCGAGAACATTCCGTTCCTGGAGCAGCTGCGCGTGTTGCTGGACCGCTACCGCGACGTGGCCGCACTCGGCGAAATTTCGTCCGAGGATTCGCTGGCGACGATGGCCGAATACACCAGCGGCCGGCGCCTGCACATGGGCTACAGCTTCGAGCTGCTCACCGACGATTTCAGTGCGGCCTATATCCGCGGCACCGTGCAGCGACTCGAGCAGCAGATGCGCGAGGGCTGGCCGTGCTGGGCCATCTCCAATCACGACGTCGAGCGCGTGCTGTCGCGCTGGGGCGACGGTCATCCGTCCGCGCCGATGGCGAACATGCTCACCGCGATGCTGTGCTCGCTGCGCGGATCGGTCTGCGTCTATCAGGGCGAGGAGCTTGGCCTGACCGAGGCCGACGTGCCCTACGAAGCGTTGCGCGACCCTTACGGCATCGCGTTCTGGCCGCAGTTCAAGGGACGCGACGGCTGTCGCACGCCGATGCCGTGGCGCGACGATTCGCATGCCGGCTTCAGCAGTGGCGCACCGTGGTTGCCGGTACCGGAAGAACACCGCGTGCTGGCGGTTTCGCATCAGGAAAAAGATGCGTCGTCCACGCTCAACGGCTTCCGAGCCTTCATGCGCTGGCGGCGCGATCAGCCGGCACTGCGCTGGGGCGAAATCCAGTTCCTAGATACGGTCGAACCAGTGCTGGCGTTCGTGCGTTCGCTGGGCGACGAGGCACTGCTGGTGGCCTTCAACCTGTCGGGCGAGGACATTGCATTGCCGCTGGCCGTGACGGACACGCTGCCATTGCTGGAAGGGCACGGTCTGCCGCAGGGGCGGGCCGCCGGCGGCGAACTGCGCCTGCCCGGCTACGGCACGGTTTTCGCGCGACTGGATGCCGCGCAGAGCAAGGCCCTCGATCCGATGCGTTGA
- a CDS encoding tryptophan halogenase family protein encodes MNDSRISKVVIVGGGTAGWMAAALLAQAFGPGLSIRLIESDAIGTVGVGEATIPQIRHVGRFLGIDEDELLRASHGTIKLAVQFNDWGKLGDSYLHAFSDIGLPLGLLPFQHYWLRSRRQNPQAPGLWAYSINAGAADANRFARMDKVGNSPLTGIRYAYHFDAARFGQLLRRHAEQRGVVRTEGKVVDVTLRDTDGFIESVTLDNGEIVDGELFLDCSGFRGLLTEGALKTGYESWKHWLPSDSALVVPSEHGAVIRPYTQASAQRAGWQWRIPLQQLASNGHVYCSQYLSDDEGAAILLRNLEGPALGEPRQLRFHTGIRKQIWNRNCIAMGLASGFIEPLESTSIHLMQSAVARLLTMFPDRSFDPTLIAEYNRKTRAEYEQTRDFIILHYHANQRDDSPFWRECANMSVPGDLAHRIQLFRQHAHIFREGEELFTEMGWLQVLIGQRVVPERYHPLADALPQAQLDEFLGNIRTIVQRAVATMPTHAEFIARHFSEVPA; translated from the coding sequence ATGAATGATTCACGCATCAGCAAGGTAGTGATCGTGGGTGGCGGCACCGCCGGCTGGATGGCCGCGGCGCTGCTGGCCCAGGCCTTTGGTCCCGGGCTTTCGATCCGCCTGATCGAGTCCGATGCGATCGGCACCGTCGGAGTCGGCGAGGCCACCATTCCGCAAATCCGCCACGTCGGCCGCTTCCTGGGCATCGACGAAGACGAACTGCTGCGTGCCAGCCACGGCACGATCAAGCTGGCGGTGCAGTTCAACGACTGGGGCAAGCTCGGCGACAGCTACCTGCATGCCTTCAGCGATATCGGCCTGCCGCTGGGCCTGCTGCCGTTCCAGCACTACTGGCTGCGCAGCCGGCGGCAGAACCCGCAGGCACCCGGCCTGTGGGCGTATTCGATCAACGCGGGTGCCGCGGACGCCAACCGCTTCGCGCGGATGGACAAGGTCGGCAACAGTCCGTTGACCGGCATTCGCTATGCCTACCACTTCGATGCAGCCCGCTTCGGCCAGCTGCTGCGCCGGCATGCCGAGCAGCGTGGCGTGGTACGTACCGAGGGCAAGGTGGTGGATGTCACCTTGCGCGATACCGACGGCTTCATCGAATCGGTCACGCTGGACAACGGCGAGATCGTCGACGGTGAACTTTTCCTCGACTGCTCCGGCTTCCGCGGCCTGCTGACCGAAGGCGCGCTGAAGACCGGCTACGAAAGCTGGAAGCACTGGCTGCCGAGCGACAGCGCGCTGGTGGTGCCCAGCGAGCACGGCGCCGTGATCCGTCCCTACACCCAGGCCAGCGCACAGCGGGCGGGCTGGCAGTGGCGGATTCCGCTGCAGCAGCTGGCCAGCAACGGCCATGTCTACTGCAGCCAGTACCTAAGCGACGACGAGGGCGCCGCGATCCTGCTGCGTAACCTGGAAGGTCCCGCGCTGGGCGAACCGCGCCAGTTGCGCTTCCACACCGGCATCCGCAAGCAGATCTGGAACCGCAACTGCATCGCCATGGGCCTGGCCAGCGGCTTCATCGAGCCACTGGAGTCGACCAGCATCCACCTGATGCAGTCGGCGGTGGCGCGCCTGCTGACGATGTTCCCGGACCGCTCGTTCGACCCGACCCTGATCGCCGAATACAACCGCAAGACCCGCGCCGAGTACGAACAGACGCGCGACTTCATCATCCTGCACTATCACGCCAACCAGCGCGACGACAGTCCGTTCTGGCGCGAGTGCGCGAACATGTCGGTGCCCGGCGACCTGGCCCACCGCATCCAGCTGTTCCGCCAGCACGCGCACATTTTCCGCGAGGGCGAGGAGCTGTTCACCGAGATGGGCTGGCTGCAGGTGCTGATCGGCCAGCGCGTCGTGCCCGAACGCTACCACCCGCTCGCCGATGCGCTGCCGCAGGCGCAGCTCGACGAATTCCTCGGCAACATCCGCACCATCGTGCAGCGCGCCGTGGCCACCATGCCCACGCATGCCGAGTTCATCGCCAGGCATTTCAGCGAGGTGCCGGCGTGA